The following proteins are encoded in a genomic region of Hoeflea phototrophica DFL-43:
- a CDS encoding tetratricopeptide repeat protein, whose product MTSALANTKMGLRALGLITLSLVMTTALPARAEIERGRILMEESRFEEAMAEFLPAARSGNADAEELIGVMYAMGLGVERDDERAFEWYLRASMKGHPGAQSGIGWYFEVGRGTAVDLVRAYLWYGLSTIGGDPDAAISIEEVAKKMTPDQIRRAQVLINDYRPWMYPFR is encoded by the coding sequence ATGACTTCAGCGCTTGCAAACACGAAAATGGGCCTCCGCGCCTTGGGCCTGATCACCTTGAGCCTGGTGATGACGACGGCACTTCCGGCCCGCGCGGAAATCGAGAGGGGCCGCATCCTGATGGAAGAGAGCCGCTTCGAAGAGGCAATGGCCGAGTTCCTTCCTGCGGCGCGATCGGGCAATGCCGATGCTGAAGAGCTGATCGGTGTGATGTATGCCATGGGCCTCGGCGTCGAACGTGACGATGAGCGGGCCTTTGAGTGGTATCTGCGCGCCTCGATGAAAGGCCATCCAGGTGCGCAATCAGGCATCGGATGGTATTTCGAAGTGGGGCGCGGCACTGCCGTCGATCTTGTCCGCGCCTACCTTTGGTATGGACTTTCGACCATCGGAGGCGATCCGGATGCGGCGATTTCCATCGAGGAAGTGGCGAAGAAAATGACGCCGGACCAGATCCGTCGCGCCCAGGTCCTGATCAACGACTACCGGCCCTGGATGTATCCGTTCCGCTGA
- the dctP gene encoding TRAP transporter substrate-binding protein DctP: protein MLKNTLKTLSAAALGLSVLAGGMITAAQAADITLRATANSNENDEDYDGLVVFKDYVEKASNGAIAVELFIGTQLCSNGAECLQGIADGSIDIYISTSGGASGIFPYVQVLDLPYLLRDDRIAEAVLTEGTFTRALREQMLADSGGMIRLMTIGNTGGWRNFANTEREIRSPADMDGLKIRTVVADLPQELVRSMGASPTPIPWPELFTSFQTGVVEGTQNGITDIMGMKFPDAGLKYLTLDGHSYMGALWYMNNDRFMGLDENLRRVVVDGFAALQQATFASPKRKSIAAYSEFAEIGGTVYVPTMEEKAQFKEAATPVFEWFKTNVQGGATFYDLLVAEAAKASETIDGGAMMDIK from the coding sequence ATCTTGAAGAACACACTCAAAACACTGAGCGCGGCGGCACTCGGCCTGTCGGTGCTGGCCGGTGGCATGATCACTGCTGCGCAGGCCGCGGACATCACGCTGCGCGCCACCGCCAACTCCAATGAAAACGACGAGGACTATGACGGCCTTGTGGTCTTCAAGGACTATGTCGAGAAGGCCTCGAACGGCGCGATTGCGGTCGAATTGTTCATCGGTACCCAGCTTTGCTCGAATGGCGCGGAATGCCTCCAAGGCATCGCCGATGGTTCGATCGACATCTACATTTCGACCTCGGGCGGCGCATCGGGGATTTTCCCCTACGTGCAGGTGCTCGATCTTCCCTATCTTCTGCGGGATGACCGGATCGCTGAAGCCGTGCTGACCGAAGGCACGTTCACCCGCGCGCTGCGTGAGCAGATGCTGGCTGACTCGGGCGGCATGATTCGCCTGATGACCATCGGCAACACCGGTGGTTGGCGCAACTTCGCCAACACCGAGCGGGAAATCCGTTCGCCGGCCGATATGGACGGGCTGAAGATCCGCACCGTGGTTGCCGATCTGCCGCAGGAGCTGGTGCGTTCGATGGGAGCTTCGCCGACCCCGATTCCGTGGCCTGAATTGTTCACCTCGTTCCAGACCGGCGTGGTCGAAGGCACCCAAAACGGCATCACGGACATCATGGGGATGAAGTTCCCGGATGCAGGCCTGAAATATCTCACGCTGGACGGCCATTCCTACATGGGTGCGCTCTGGTACATGAACAATGATCGCTTCATGGGGCTGGATGAAAACCTGCGCCGCGTTGTGGTTGATGGCTTCGCCGCCTTGCAGCAGGCCACGTTCGCCTCTCCAAAGCGCAAGTCGATCGCTGCCTACAGCGAGTTCGCGGAGATCGGCGGGACCGTCTATGTGCCGACGATGGAAGAGAAGGCGCAGTTCAAGGAAGCCGCAACACCGGTGTTTGAATGGTTCAAGACCAATGTTCAGGGCGGTGCAACCTTCTATGACCTGCTGGTCGCGGAAGCCGCGAAGGCGTCGGAAACCATCGATGGTGGCGCCATGATGGACATCAAGTAA
- a CDS encoding TRAP transporter large permease has protein sequence MLFFFLPLFLVFLMIGLPVFFGMLAAPGFLLWLNGQERDIALLYRNVYTGMDSFPLMAIPFFMLAGELMNRGGITMRIVEFSQAMIGHLKGGLAHVNILSSMLFAGLSGSAVADVSALGSMLIPAMEKNGYTRKFAAAVTAASSVIGPIIPPSGIMIIYAYVMGESVAALFLAGIVPGVMIGLSLMMVVGFLAKRNDFPAASRRATWPEKGQASLKAFFPLLTPVIILGGILGGIFTPTEASAVAAVYAFIVALFILKTMGWSDLPKVLTKAAMTTSVVLLLVGAAMAFKTVVSLSHTPEILANFILGLSDNPYILLFLINVLLFIVGMFLDAGPAIIILGPILGPIFTDLGVHPVHFAIIMSVNLTVGLATPPMGLVLFVTSSVSGERVETIAKAILPFLAVQVVAIFLITFVPQISLFMPQLFGFAK, from the coding sequence ATGCTGTTTTTCTTCCTTCCGCTGTTCCTGGTTTTCCTGATGATCGGCCTGCCGGTGTTCTTCGGCATGTTGGCAGCCCCAGGGTTTCTGCTCTGGCTCAATGGTCAGGAGCGCGATATCGCGCTGCTCTACCGCAACGTCTATACGGGCATGGATTCCTTTCCGCTGATGGCGATCCCGTTTTTCATGCTGGCTGGCGAGTTGATGAACCGCGGTGGCATCACCATGCGGATCGTGGAATTCAGCCAGGCGATGATCGGCCACCTCAAGGGCGGGCTTGCGCATGTGAACATTCTTTCTTCGATGCTGTTTGCCGGGCTTTCGGGATCGGCGGTGGCGGATGTGTCGGCGCTTGGGTCGATGCTGATCCCGGCCATGGAAAAGAACGGTTACACGCGGAAATTCGCGGCTGCGGTAACAGCGGCTTCATCGGTGATCGGACCGATCATTCCGCCTTCGGGGATCATGATCATCTATGCCTATGTCATGGGTGAATCGGTCGCGGCACTGTTTTTAGCCGGTATCGTGCCTGGAGTGATGATCGGGCTTTCGCTGATGATGGTGGTGGGCTTCCTGGCCAAGCGCAATGATTTTCCCGCAGCCTCGCGGCGCGCCACCTGGCCGGAAAAGGGGCAGGCGAGCCTGAAGGCGTTCTTCCCGCTGCTGACTCCCGTGATCATTCTGGGCGGAATCCTCGGCGGAATCTTCACCCCGACCGAGGCCTCTGCCGTGGCTGCAGTGTATGCCTTTATCGTGGCGCTGTTCATCCTCAAGACCATGGGCTGGTCGGATCTGCCGAAGGTGCTGACCAAGGCTGCAATGACCACATCGGTGGTGTTGCTGTTGGTGGGGGCCGCGATGGCCTTCAAGACGGTTGTCAGCCTGTCGCATACGCCTGAGATCCTGGCCAATTTCATTCTGGGCCTTTCGGACAATCCCTACATCCTGCTCTTCCTGATCAATGTGCTTTTGTTCATTGTGGGCATGTTTCTCGATGCGGGACCGGCGATCATTATTCTTGGGCCGATCCTGGGGCCGATCTTTACCGATCTTGGCGTTCATCCGGTGCATTTCGCAATCATCATGAGCGTCAATCTGACCGTGGGGCTGGCGACGCCGCCGATGGGACTGGTGCTGTTTGTCACCTCGAGTGTCTCGGGGGAACGGGTGGAAACCATCGCCAAGGCGATTCTGCCGTTTCTGGCGGTGCAGGTGGTGGCGATTTTCCTGATCACCTTCGTGCCGCAAATTTCATTGTTCATGCCGCAGTTGTTTGGCTTTGCAAAGTGA
- a CDS encoding TRAP transporter small permease, producing MAVILGILGPLVRLNTMLLRIGRTIAWVAMALMVLIIMLQVFFRYVLGSALAWPDEGARFLMLWMVAVIAPTAYRWGGFVSIDMVKDLLPLRLGAILGLLLLLVSLVVLVFGFRLGLNHVNSGWLFNSSSLKLPLEFLGLGLVRIKLAWMYMSLPLGLFLMILVNLELCFKSIAHLIDPKADLPEDHDRVIVAVE from the coding sequence ATGGCAGTGATTTTGGGGATATTGGGGCCGCTTGTGCGGCTCAATACTATGCTCTTGCGGATTGGCCGGACCATTGCCTGGGTTGCGATGGCGCTGATGGTGCTGATCATCATGCTGCAGGTGTTTTTCCGTTACGTTCTGGGCAGCGCACTGGCATGGCCTGATGAGGGGGCGCGGTTCCTGATGCTGTGGATGGTGGCGGTGATCGCGCCGACCGCCTATCGCTGGGGCGGATTCGTGTCCATCGACATGGTGAAGGATCTGCTGCCATTGCGGCTGGGAGCGATTCTTGGCCTGTTGCTGCTGCTGGTGTCTCTCGTTGTGCTGGTCTTCGGCTTCCGGCTTGGCCTCAACCATGTCAATTCCGGCTGGCTGTTCAATTCCAGCTCGCTCAAGCTGCCGCTGGAGTTCCTGGGCCTTGGGTTGGTGCGGATAAAGCTTGCCTGGATGTACATGTCATTGCCGCTTGGATTGTTTCTGATGATCCTGGTCAACCTCGAACTGTGTTTTAAGTCGATTGCGCATCTGATCGATCCCAAGGCGGACCTGCCCGAGGATCATGATCGTGTGATTGTGGCGGTGGAGTAG
- a CDS encoding aldose epimerase family protein, producing the protein MIEIFGHTANGEAVRRITLQGGGLTAKVMTWGAALQDLRLENHLPPLTLGFPDFESYPAHSPYFGQTPGRHANRIAKGRFSLDGIDYQLELNERGVTHLHGGSAGTGKRVWTIDQHGENFAVFSIVDPDGQSGYPGTMKIEARYELRPGGCLAITYTSVTDRPTLANIAHHSYFNLDGSDDILDHELMMAAYHYLPVDEDQIPTGEIATVAGTDFDFREMRPVRRVDAEGQQVAYDHNFCLSRERGPVRTVALARSLRSGVAMELRTGEAGVQFYTGFKISPSVPGLSGKTYGAHAGFCLETQSWPDSPNHEGFAGAVLRPGEKLVQHTEHVFIRD; encoded by the coding sequence ATGATCGAGATTTTCGGACACACTGCAAACGGAGAGGCGGTCCGCCGCATCACACTTCAGGGTGGTGGGCTGACGGCGAAAGTCATGACCTGGGGTGCGGCGCTGCAGGATCTGAGGCTTGAAAACCATTTGCCGCCTCTGACGCTGGGATTTCCTGATTTTGAGAGCTATCCGGCGCATTCGCCCTATTTCGGGCAGACCCCCGGCCGCCACGCCAACCGGATCGCCAAAGGGCGTTTTTCTCTCGATGGCATCGATTACCAGCTTGAATTGAACGAACGTGGGGTGACGCATCTGCATGGCGGCAGTGCGGGCACGGGCAAGCGGGTATGGACGATTGATCAGCACGGAGAAAATTTTGCCGTCTTCTCGATCGTCGATCCAGATGGCCAGTCCGGCTATCCCGGAACCATGAAGATCGAGGCCCGCTACGAACTGAGGCCCGGTGGTTGCCTGGCGATTACCTACACAAGCGTCACCGACCGCCCGACGCTCGCCAATATTGCGCATCACAGCTATTTCAATCTTGATGGCAGCGACGATATTCTTGATCACGAGTTGATGATGGCAGCCTACCATTACCTGCCGGTTGACGAAGACCAGATCCCGACCGGCGAGATCGCCACCGTCGCGGGAACGGACTTTGATTTCCGGGAGATGCGGCCTGTGAGGCGTGTGGATGCTGAAGGGCAACAGGTTGCCTATGACCACAATTTTTGCTTGTCGCGCGAGCGAGGTCCGGTGCGAACCGTGGCGCTGGCGCGGTCATTGCGCTCCGGTGTGGCGATGGAGCTGCGGACTGGTGAGGCGGGCGTGCAGTTTTACACAGGTTTCAAGATTTCGCCTTCAGTTCCAGGTCTTTCCGGCAAGACCTATGGCGCGCATGCCGGCTTTTGCCTTGAGACCCAAAGCTGGCCCGACAGTCCCAACCATGAAGGCTTTGCCGGTGCGGTCCTGCGGCCCGGCGAGAAACTGGTGCAACATACCGAGCATGTCTTTATCCGCGATTGA
- a CDS encoding hoefavidin, protein MNKVLAIVLTITVAGFAQTAFADDHAMSPDMKLLAGASNWVNQSGSVAQFVFTPSPTQPQTYEVSGNYINNAQGTGCKGTPYPLSGAYYSGNQIISFSVVWSNASANCQSATGWTGYFDFSGSQAVLKTDWNLAFYSGSTPAIQQGQDDFMQSVATVSESLLTE, encoded by the coding sequence ATGAATAAAGTTCTCGCCATTGTTCTCACAATTACTGTCGCGGGCTTCGCCCAAACGGCATTCGCTGACGATCACGCGATGTCTCCGGATATGAAGCTCCTCGCCGGAGCATCCAACTGGGTCAACCAGTCCGGCTCTGTTGCTCAGTTTGTGTTCACGCCCTCGCCCACACAACCTCAAACCTACGAGGTTTCCGGAAACTACATCAACAACGCCCAGGGGACAGGCTGCAAGGGCACACCCTACCCCCTGTCGGGAGCCTACTACTCGGGCAACCAGATAATCTCGTTCTCGGTGGTCTGGTCAAACGCATCAGCAAACTGCCAGTCGGCAACCGGGTGGACTGGTTATTTCGACTTTTCAGGATCCCAAGCCGTGCTGAAAACCGATTGGAACCTGGCCTTTTACAGCGGCAGCACTCCCGCAATCCAGCAGGGCCAAGACGACTTCATGCAATCAGTAGCGACCGTCTCTGAGAGCTTGCTGACCGAATAA
- a CDS encoding vWA domain-containing protein gives MFLPFFLELKAAKVPVSLREYLTLMEGLDAGLALYDVEGFYYLARAALVKDERHIDRFDRVFSHYFRGVEAVGGAVATNVRNLPEEWLRRMAEKHLNEDEKKLIESLGGFDKLMETLKQRLEEQQKRHQGGSKWVGTAGTSPFGAHGYNPEGVRIGQEESRHRRAVKVWDKREFKNLDDTVELGTRNIKVALRRLRRWVREGAAEEFDLHGTIQATAEHGWLDVKTRPERRNAVKLLMFFDIGGSMDDHIRVVEELFSAARAEFRHMEYFYFHNCLYEGVWRDNQRRRQDVMPTEELLRTYGSDYRVIFVGDAAMSPYEIIAPGGSVEHWNEEPGQVWLTRMLNHFHKVAWLNPAPEAHWPYTHSTELIRQLFADRMFPMTLSGLEAATRQLTR, from the coding sequence ATGTTCCTGCCATTCTTTCTAGAGCTCAAAGCTGCCAAAGTGCCGGTCTCGCTGCGCGAGTACCTGACCTTGATGGAGGGGTTGGATGCGGGGCTGGCCCTCTATGATGTGGAGGGATTCTACTATCTTGCCCGTGCTGCGCTGGTGAAGGATGAACGCCATATCGATCGCTTCGACCGTGTGTTCTCGCATTACTTCCGCGGCGTTGAGGCTGTTGGAGGTGCCGTGGCCACCAATGTTCGCAATCTTCCGGAGGAATGGTTGCGGCGCATGGCGGAGAAACACCTCAACGAGGATGAGAAAAAGCTGATCGAGAGCCTGGGCGGTTTTGACAAGCTGATGGAGACGCTCAAGCAACGGCTTGAGGAGCAGCAAAAGCGGCATCAGGGCGGATCGAAATGGGTCGGCACGGCAGGCACCTCCCCCTTTGGCGCCCACGGTTACAATCCCGAGGGCGTTCGCATCGGACAGGAAGAGAGCCGTCACCGCCGTGCGGTCAAGGTCTGGGACAAGCGCGAGTTCAAGAACCTTGATGATACGGTGGAGCTTGGCACCCGCAACATCAAGGTGGCGCTGAGAAGGTTGAGGCGCTGGGTCCGAGAGGGCGCCGCCGAGGAGTTCGATCTGCATGGCACAATCCAGGCGACAGCCGAACACGGCTGGCTGGACGTCAAGACCCGGCCGGAACGGCGCAATGCCGTCAAGCTGTTGATGTTCTTTGATATCGGCGGGTCAATGGATGATCACATCCGGGTTGTCGAGGAGCTGTTCTCCGCGGCGCGCGCCGAGTTTCGTCACATGGAGTATTTCTACTTCCACAATTGCCTCTATGAGGGAGTCTGGCGCGATAATCAGCGGCGCCGGCAGGATGTGATGCCGACCGAAGAGCTGCTGCGAACCTACGGGTCTGACTATCGGGTGATTTTTGTCGGTGATGCTGCGATGAGCCCCTATGAAATCATTGCGCCGGGCGGATCTGTGGAACACTGGAATGAGGAGCCTGGCCAGGTTTGGCTCACGCGGATGCTCAACCATTTCCACAAGGTCGCCTGGCTCAACCCGGCGCCGGAAGCGCATTGGCCCTACACCCATTCGACGGAGCTGATCCGGCAATTGTTTGCGGACCGGATGTTTCCGATGACGCTGTCCGGTCTGGAAGCGGCGACGCGGCAGTTGACGCGGTAG
- a CDS encoding GNAT family N-acetyltransferase, with protein MGGSKVEIRPIAASDRDHWRKLWTGYLEFYESSVPEEVYETTFGRILGEHVEGENSFYEPRGLLALVDGEPVGLVHYFYHRHCWRLEHVCYLQDLYAAPEARGTGVGRALIEAVYAAADRDGCPNVYWMTQEFNTTARKLYDRIATLTPFVKYSR; from the coding sequence ATGGGCGGGTCAAAAGTGGAGATCCGGCCGATTGCCGCGTCTGACAGGGATCATTGGCGCAAGCTTTGGACCGGCTATCTTGAGTTCTACGAATCGAGCGTTCCCGAAGAGGTGTATGAGACCACATTCGGGCGCATTCTCGGGGAGCATGTTGAGGGTGAGAACTCGTTTTATGAGCCACGCGGGCTGCTGGCGCTTGTGGATGGCGAACCGGTGGGGCTGGTGCATTACTTCTACCACCGCCATTGCTGGAGGCTGGAACATGTCTGCTATCTGCAGGATCTCTACGCCGCGCCTGAGGCGCGTGGAACAGGTGTTGGCCGGGCGTTGATCGAGGCTGTTTATGCCGCCGCGGACAGGGATGGCTGCCCGAACGTCTACTGGATGACGCAGGAATTCAATACAACCGCGCGCAAGCTCTATGACCGGATCGCGACATTGACGCCGTTTGTCAAATACAGCCGGTAA
- a CDS encoding homoserine O-succinyltransferase: MPIRIPDGLPARDVLVKEGVQIMDESIAVRQDIRPLHIGLLNLMPNKIATETQIARLVGASPLQVELTLVRIGSHAAKNTSEEHLINFYHTWDEVKDRKFDGFIITGAPIETLPFEDVTYWDELEQILDWTTTHVHSSFFVCWGAMAAAWHFHRVPKRQLDEKAFGVYRHRNLNPASPYLMGFSDDFQVSVSRWTEVRREDLTPDFDVLMESSQTGLCLLHEAFGNRLYIFNHIEYDSGTLAEEYFRDVQAGKPIAPPKNYFPDDDPERAPLNRWRSHAFLLFGNWINQVYQTTPFNMADIGHDRAMAEAGE, from the coding sequence ATGCCGATCCGTATTCCTGATGGTCTTCCCGCCCGTGATGTGCTGGTCAAGGAAGGCGTGCAGATCATGGATGAATCCATTGCTGTGCGGCAGGATATCCGTCCCCTGCATATCGGCTTGTTGAACCTTATGCCCAACAAGATCGCCACCGAGACGCAGATCGCCCGGCTGGTCGGTGCGTCGCCGCTGCAGGTGGAGCTGACGCTGGTGCGCATCGGCTCGCATGCGGCCAAGAATACGTCTGAAGAGCATCTGATCAATTTCTACCACACCTGGGACGAGGTGAAGGACCGGAAGTTCGATGGTTTCATCATCACCGGCGCGCCGATCGAGACGCTGCCTTTCGAGGATGTGACCTACTGGGATGAGCTCGAGCAGATCCTCGACTGGACCACGACCCATGTGCATTCGAGCTTCTTTGTATGTTGGGGTGCGATGGCAGCGGCGTGGCATTTTCACCGCGTGCCCAAGCGGCAACTCGACGAAAAGGCGTTTGGTGTCTACCGACACCGCAATCTCAACCCGGCCTCCCCCTATCTGATGGGGTTTTCGGATGATTTTCAGGTCTCTGTGTCGCGCTGGACCGAGGTGCGCCGCGAGGATCTGACACCGGATTTCGACGTGCTGATGGAAAGCAGCCAAACCGGGTTGTGCCTGCTGCACGAAGCGTTTGGCAACCGGCTCTATATCTTCAATCACATCGAGTATGATTCTGGCACGCTGGCCGAGGAATACTTCCGTGACGTCCAGGCCGGAAAGCCGATCGCGCCGCCGAAGAACTATTTTCCGGACGACGATCCGGAGCGGGCGCCGCTCAACCGCTGGCGCAGCCATGCATTTCTCTTGTTCGGCAACTGGATCAATCAGGTCTACCAGACGACGCCGTTCAACATGGCAGATATCGGTCACGACCGAGCGATGGCCGAGGCTGGAGAGTAG
- a CDS encoding AAA family ATPase, whose amino-acid sequence MQFEGTEAYVADKDLTVAVNAAIRLERPLLVKGEPGTGKTELARQIAQSLGLDLIEWSVKSTTKAQQGLYEYDAVSRLRDSQLGDDRVNDVANYIRRGKLWEAFAADKKTVLLIDEIDKADIEFPNDLLQELDRMEFFVYETGETIQARQRPIVIITSNNEKELPDAFLRRCFFHYIRFPEMATLQRIVDVHYPGIKQSLVREALTQFYAIRETAGLKKKPSTSEALDWIRLLVSDDVEPETLRGDAKNALPKLHGALLKNEQDVHLFERLAFLARQRGG is encoded by the coding sequence ATGCAGTTTGAAGGCACAGAAGCCTATGTGGCCGACAAGGATCTCACGGTTGCGGTCAATGCAGCGATCCGGCTGGAACGGCCGCTTCTGGTCAAGGGCGAACCGGGCACCGGCAAGACCGAGCTGGCCCGCCAGATCGCTCAGAGTCTCGGCCTTGATCTGATCGAATGGTCGGTCAAGTCAACGACCAAGGCGCAACAGGGGCTTTACGAATATGACGCGGTCAGCCGGTTGCGCGACAGCCAGCTCGGAGATGACCGGGTCAATGATGTGGCCAATTACATCCGCCGCGGTAAGCTTTGGGAAGCCTTTGCGGCTGACAAGAAAACGGTTTTGCTGATCGATGAGATCGACAAGGCGGATATCGAGTTTCCCAATGACCTTCTGCAGGAACTCGACCGGATGGAGTTCTTTGTCTATGAGACCGGCGAGACCATTCAGGCCAGACAGCGGCCGATCGTGATCATTACCTCGAACAACGAGAAGGAACTGCCGGACGCGTTTTTGCGGCGCTGCTTCTTCCATTACATCCGGTTTCCGGAAATGGCGACCTTGCAGCGCATTGTCGATGTGCATTACCCGGGCATCAAGCAATCGCTGGTACGCGAGGCGCTGACCCAGTTCTACGCCATCCGCGAGACCGCGGGGCTGAAGAAAAAGCCATCGACCTCAGAGGCGCTGGATTGGATCCGGCTTCTGGTGTCCGATGATGTAGAGCCGGAGACGTTGCGCGGTGACGCAAAGAATGCGTTGCCCAAGCTGCATGGCGCGCTGCTCAAGAACGAGCAGGATGTGCATCTCTTCGAGCGGCTAGCCTTCTTGGCGCGGCAGCGCGGGGGATGA
- a CDS encoding ABC-F family ATP-binding cassette domain-containing protein, producing MAPPILKLDDIRLSFGGAPLLDGAELQVEPGDRICLVGRNGSGKSTLLKIAAGLVEPQSGEIFRHPSSTIRYLPQAPDFGDFTTVEAYAEAGLGPSDDPHRVSYLLGNLGLDGAADPQTLSGGEARRAALARALAPEPDILLLDEPTNHLDLPTIEWLEEELVRARGALLVISHDRRFLERVGRATVWLDRGRSLRLEKGFEHFEAWRDEVLEAEELEQHKLGRAIEREEHWLRYGVTARRKRNMRRLSQLHTMRADHRGHKGPQGRINAQVAEGRDSGKLVIEAEGISKVYDKAPVVRDFSIRINRGDCLGIIGPNGAGKTTLLKMLIGELEPDTGFVRHGSKLDIAVLDQRRDVLNPDETLAHYLTDGRGDSLIVNGEAKHVTGYMKDFLFQPEQAHTPIRNLSGGEKARLVLARILSQPSNLLILDEPTNDLDMETLDLLQELVASYPGTVILISHDRDFLDRTVGSVLAPANPTDPDGRWIAYAGGYTDMLAQSGEAAREKKAKQASEAAKSSGTSKPQAGAREASRKLSYKQKFALESLPGKIEAAQDKLAAIEAEMADPALFSKNPDGFAARAKAHDALKTDIEAMEGEWLELEMLREEIEGG from the coding sequence ATGGCGCCACCGATTCTCAAACTTGACGACATCAGACTGTCCTTCGGAGGCGCGCCGCTGCTGGACGGAGCGGAACTGCAGGTGGAGCCGGGGGACCGGATTTGCCTTGTGGGCCGCAACGGCTCTGGCAAATCAACTCTTTTGAAGATCGCGGCGGGACTTGTCGAGCCGCAGTCGGGTGAGATCTTCAGGCACCCGTCCTCGACGATCCGCTATCTGCCGCAGGCGCCGGATTTCGGGGACTTCACCACGGTTGAAGCCTATGCGGAAGCCGGGCTGGGCCCCAGCGACGATCCGCACCGGGTGAGTTACCTGCTTGGAAATCTGGGTCTGGATGGGGCTGCCGACCCGCAGACTCTTTCAGGCGGTGAGGCGCGCCGTGCAGCCCTGGCCCGTGCGCTTGCGCCGGAACCCGATATTTTGCTGCTGGATGAGCCGACCAACCATCTTGATCTGCCGACCATCGAATGGCTCGAAGAAGAGCTTGTGCGTGCGCGTGGCGCGCTGTTGGTGATCTCCCATGACCGGCGCTTTCTCGAGCGCGTCGGGCGCGCCACTGTCTGGCTTGACCGAGGACGGTCGTTGAGGCTGGAGAAGGGGTTCGAACATTTTGAGGCCTGGCGTGATGAGGTGCTTGAGGCAGAGGAGCTGGAGCAGCACAAGCTGGGACGCGCCATCGAGCGCGAGGAACATTGGCTGCGCTACGGTGTGACCGCGCGGCGCAAGCGCAACATGCGACGGCTTTCGCAGCTGCACACCATGCGGGCGGACCACCGAGGCCACAAGGGTCCGCAGGGGCGGATCAACGCGCAGGTGGCGGAGGGCCGGGACTCGGGCAAGCTGGTGATCGAGGCGGAAGGGATATCCAAGGTCTATGACAAGGCACCGGTGGTTCGCGATTTTTCGATCCGGATCAATCGCGGTGACTGTCTGGGCATCATTGGTCCCAATGGTGCCGGCAAGACAACGCTGCTGAAGATGCTGATTGGCGAATTGGAACCCGACACCGGGTTTGTGCGGCATGGATCGAAGCTTGACATCGCCGTGCTCGACCAGCGCCGCGACGTGCTCAATCCGGATGAAACGCTGGCGCATTACCTCACCGATGGCCGTGGCGACAGCCTTATCGTGAATGGCGAAGCCAAGCATGTGACCGGCTACATGAAGGACTTTCTGTTCCAGCCGGAGCAGGCGCACACGCCGATCCGGAACCTTTCGGGTGGAGAGAAGGCACGGCTGGTGCTGGCGAGAATTCTGTCGCAGCCTTCGAACCTGCTGATCCTTGATGAGCCGACCAATGATCTCGACATGGAAACGCTGGATCTGTTGCAGGAACTGGTGGCGTCCTACCCGGGCACCGTGATCCTGATCAGCCATGACCGCGATTTCCTCGATCGGACCGTGGGATCTGTGCTGGCGCCCGCCAATCCGACCGATCCTGACGGGCGCTGGATTGCCTATGCCGGTGGCTACACCGACATGCTGGCCCAAAGCGGCGAGGCGGCGCGGGAGAAGAAGGCGAAACAGGCTTCAGAAGCAGCCAAGTCGAGCGGAACGTCCAAGCCGCAGGCCGGCGCGCGCGAGGCATCGCGCAAGCTTTCCTACAAGCAGAAGTTCGCACTTGAATCGCTGCCCGGCAAGATCGAGGCGGCACAAGACAAACTTGCTGCCATTGAGGCCGAAATGGCTGATCCGGCGTTGTTTTCCAAGAATCCGGACGGATTTGCAGCGCGCGCCAAGGCCCATGATGCGCTCAAGACCGACATCGAAGCGATGGAAGGCGAGTGGCTCGAACTCGAGATGCTGCGCGAAGAGATCGAAGGCGGCTGA